A segment of the Odoribacter splanchnicus DSM 20712 genome:
ATAGTCTTGATAATTATGGAAAAATTGATTATAACAGCTGCGATCTGCGGGGCAGAGGTAACGAAAGAACAAAATCCCGCCGTTCCTTATACTGTAGAAGAAATCGTCAGAGAAGCAAAATCTGCTGTAGATGCAGGTGCTGCTATCGTTCATCTTCACGTACGTGAAGACGACGGTACGCCGACTCAGAGCAAAGCACGTTTCAAAACGTGTATAGACGCTATATATGAAGTATGCCCGGATGTGATTCTGATTCCTTCGACCGGAGGGGCTGTAGGAATGACAGCGGAAGAACGTCTGCAGCCGACCGAACTTTTCCCGGAAATGGCTACTCTGGATTGTGGCACCTGTAATTTCGGAGATGAGGTATTTGAAAATACCATGCCTATGATGAGGGATTTCGGTAAAAGAATGCTGGAAAACCGGATCAAACCGGAATACGAATGTTTCGAGATGGGACATCTCGAAACCGTATTGAATATGGCAAAGAAAGGTCAGGTACCGGGAGCTCCCATGCAGTTTAATTTTGTACTCGGTGTCCCCGGGTGTACGCCTGCAACAGTTCCTAATCTTTGCTGGCTTGTAAATGCTATTCCGGCAGGTTCTACCTGGACTGCAACCGGTATCGGACGCCATGCCTTTACTTTGGCTGCTCCTGCTATCGCTATGGGAGGAAATGTCAGAGTGGGGTTCGAAGATAATCTGTATCTCGAAAAAGGGGTATTGGCTAAATCCAATGGCGAGTTGGTAGCTAAGGTCGTTCGTATCGCTAAGGAATTGGGACGCGAAATCGCTACCTCGGCCGAAGCACGGAAGATATTGAATTTGAAAGCTAAAGGCTGAAAAGCTATAGGCTATAAGTCGAAAGGTATAAAGTGAAAAAATTAAAGTAAATA
Coding sequences within it:
- the kce gene encoding 3-keto-5-aminohexanoate cleavage enzyme; this encodes MEKLIITAAICGAEVTKEQNPAVPYTVEEIVREAKSAVDAGAAIVHLHVREDDGTPTQSKARFKTCIDAIYEVCPDVILIPSTGGAVGMTAEERLQPTELFPEMATLDCGTCNFGDEVFENTMPMMRDFGKRMLENRIKPEYECFEMGHLETVLNMAKKGQVPGAPMQFNFVLGVPGCTPATVPNLCWLVNAIPAGSTWTATGIGRHAFTLAAPAIAMGGNVRVGFEDNLYLEKGVLAKSNGELVAKVVRIAKELGREIATSAEARKILNLKAKG